Genomic window (Pirellulales bacterium):
CGGGATTCTCCTGCGATGAAACAGTGTCGCGTCACGATCAGACTCGAGGACGATTCTGCAATTCACTCGGTGAAACCGCCAAACCGGCCGATCCGTCGCCGCCGGGCTTATGCTCTGCGACTCCGCTGAAATGATGGCGCGGATCGACTGCGGTGACCAGGAAATTACAAACCGCGCCGATCAAAAGCAGCCCAGCCATCAAATACATCGTGAAATCATAGGCATGGGCTGTCGCCACGTTGTGGTCAAGTTGATATTTCTTGATGTAGCTCACCAATTGAGGGCCGGCGATTCCGGCTGCCGACCAGGCCGTCAGCAATCGCCCATGGATCGCCCCAACCTGCATTGTACCGAACAAGTCGCGCAGATACGCGGGGATTGTAGCAAAACCACCGCCATACATCGTCAAGATCACGGCGCAGCAAGCGACGAACAGGATTGTGCTGCCCATATTCCCCGTCATCGGGATCAACGCATAGAGGCAAGCACCCAAGAGGAAATACACGGCATACACGCCCTTTCGCCCGATGTAATCCGACAGCGATGACCAGAAGAACCTTCCCCCCATGTTGAACAAGCTAAGCAAACCGACAAATCCCGCCGCGGCCGCCTTATCGACGCTGCTGAACATGTCTTGGATCATCGGCGAGGCTTGGCCGAGGATGCCGATCCCGGCCGTCACGTTGAGGAACAGCACGCCCCAGAGCAGATAGAACTGCCGGGTCGTGATTGCCTGGTCGGCGGTGACATTCGCAAGGGTCACCAATCGCTGCGGTCGAGAGGGCACGGTGTAGCCCGCCGGCTTCCATCCTGGCGGCGGCAACCGCACCGTGGCGGCGCCGAATAGCATGAAAACGAAATAGCCGATCCCCATCACTAGGAAAGTTTCCATCACGCCTGCGGTCGGCGTGACGCTCGCCTTCTGAAAATGGGCCATCAGCATTTCGCCCAGCGGTCCGCCGATCAGCGCACCGCCGCCGAAACCC
Coding sequences:
- a CDS encoding OFA family MFS transporter; amino-acid sequence: MSALAFLDRQRTIARPGFSRWLVPPAALSIHLAIGQAYAFSVFNTPLTQIIGVKQSVKGQDWDPTTVGWIFSIAIVFLGLSAAVFGKWLENAGPRKAMFASACCFGGGFLVSALGVYWHQIVLIYLGYGVLGGIGLGLGYISPVSTLIKWFPDRPGMATGMAIMGFGGGALIGGPLGEMLMAHFQKASVTPTAGVMETFLVMGIGYFVFMLFGAATVRLPPPGWKPAGYTVPSRPQRLVTLANVTADQAITTRQFYLLWGVLFLNVTAGIGILGQASPMIQDMFSSVDKAAAAGFVGLLSLFNMGGRFFWSSLSDYIGRKGVYAVYFLLGACLYALIPMTGNMGSTILFVACCAVILTMYGGGFATIPAYLRDLFGTMQVGAIHGRLLTAWSAAGIAGPQLVSYIKKYQLDHNVATAHAYDFTMYLMAGLLLIGAVCNFLVTAVDPRHHFSGVAEHKPGGDGSAGLAVSPSELQNRPRV